Proteins from one Triplophysa dalaica isolate WHDGS20190420 chromosome 6, ASM1584641v1, whole genome shotgun sequence genomic window:
- the LOC130424843 gene encoding tubby-related protein 1-like isoform X2 — protein sequence MKDGYFTHIRTLQKPKKKKPESSPAESNATEAKPKKTKTKKSRDLSSENSPVTQNGEKVTKKKLQKEKETPEKESIKKPKSGTKKKKSSTDDDDDEEEDEVIQKKTKKKSSKENADGKEKEKEKDKKTKSKDVKEDTDSKSKSKAKKKEPASMFQINGDKPDTKSKKKAVKSESEDESEPETKPSKTKKKTSGSNATSMFQATAEKDKDKDKDKKTKKTKGPAKEESEESESEVTQKKKKGKGKKTKKEERAPSPPVEFDNLEEFVLQPAPQGVTVKCRMTRDKRGMDRGLYPTYYLHLDNDKKQVFLLAGRKRKKSTTSNYLISIDPTDLSRGGENFIGKLRSNLMGTKFTVFDNALHPDRALPDMSNARQELAAIIYETNVLGMKGPRRMIIVVPGMNKDGERVPIRPRSDNDGLLAKHQNRNMENLIELRNKTPVWNEETASHVLNFNGRVTQASIKNFQIVHNKDPDYIVMQFGRVADDAFTLDYRYPLCAVQAFAIALSSFDGKIACE from the exons ATGAAAGACGGTTATTTTACACACATCAGAACATTACAGAAGCCTAAGAAGAAGAAGCCCGAGTCTTCTCCAGCAGAGTCTAACGCAACCGAAGCCAAACCCAAAAAGACCAAAACCAAGAAGAGCAGAGATCTGTCGTCTGAGAACAGTCCTGTCACTCAAA ATGGAGAGAAAGTGACGAAGAAGAAActacagaaagagaaagaaacaccAGAGAAAGAGTCCATCAAGAAACCCAAAAGTGGcacaaagaagaagaaga GTTCTACAGAcgacgatgatgatgaagaggaagATGAAGTGATtcagaaaaagacaaagaagAAGTCTTCAAAGGAAAATGCTGATgggaaagaaaaagagaaagaaaaagacaagaAGACCAAATCTAAAG ATGTCAAAGAGGACACAGATTCTAAAAGCAAATCTAAAGCAAAGAAGAAAGAGCCGGCCTCCATGTTTCAGATAAATGGAGACAAGCCAGACACCAAGAGTAAGAAGAAAG CGGTTAAGTCTGAGAGTGAAGACGAGAGCGAGCCCGAAACCAAACCcagcaaaacaaagaagaaGACCAGCGGCTCCAACGCAACGTCCATGTTTCAGGCCACAGCCGAGAAAGACAAAGataaagacaaagacaaaaagaCGAAGAAGACTAAAG GACCTGCTAAAGAGGAAAGTGAAGAGTCTGAATCAGAagtgacacaaaagaagaaaaaaggaaaaggaaaaaagacCAAGAAG GAGGAGAGAGCCCCGTCTCCTCCCGTGGAGTTTGATAATCTGGAGGAGTTTGTGCTTCAACCGGCACCACAGGGTGTCACAGTAAAGTGTAGAATGACCCGTGACAAGAGAGGAATGGACCGAGGCCTTTATCCAACATATTACCTGCACCTGGACAATGACAAGAAA CAGGTGTTTTTGTTAGCGGGAAGAAAACGAAAGAAAAGCACGACCTCAAACTATCTGATCTCTATAGACCCCACTGATCTGTCCAGAGGAGGAGAAAACTTCATAGGGAAGCTGAG GTCCAATCTAATGGGAACTAAGTTCACAGTGTTTGATAACGCTCTCCATCCGGACAGAGCTCTTCCAGACATGTCCAACGCACGTCAGGAGTTAGCAGCCATCATCTAC gaaacaaatgttttggGCATGAAAGGTCCGAGGAGAATGATTATCGTTGTTCCAGGCATGAATAAAGACGGCGAGCGGGTGCCTATACGACCACGGAGT GATAACGACGGCCTCCTCGCAAAACATCAGAACAGAAACATGGAGAATCTGATCGAGCTGCGCAATAAGACTCCGGTGTGGAATGAAGAGACGGCGTCACACGTCTTAAACTTCAACGGCAGAGTCACGCAAGCATCCATCAAAAACTTCCAGATTGTCCATAACAAAGACC CGGATTACATTGTGATGCAGTTTGGCAGAGTGGCAGATGATGCTTTTACTCTGGACTACAGATATCCTCTGTGTGCCGTACAGGCCTTCGCCATCGCTCTCTCCAGCTTTGATGGCAAAATCGCCTGCGAGtaa
- the LOC130424843 gene encoding tubby-related protein 1-like isoform X1 has protein sequence MKDGYFTHIRTLQKPKKKKPESSPAESNATEAKPKKTKTKKSRDLSSENSPVTQNGEKVTKKKLQKEKETPEKESIKKPKSGTKKKKTGSTDDDDDEEEDEVIQKKTKKKSSKENADGKEKEKEKDKKTKSKDVKEDTDSKSKSKAKKKEPASMFQINGDKPDTKSKKKAVKSESEDESEPETKPSKTKKKTSGSNATSMFQATAEKDKDKDKDKKTKKTKGPAKEESEESESEVTQKKKKGKGKKTKKEERAPSPPVEFDNLEEFVLQPAPQGVTVKCRMTRDKRGMDRGLYPTYYLHLDNDKKVFLLAGRKRKKSTTSNYLISIDPTDLSRGGENFIGKLRSNLMGTKFTVFDNALHPDRALPDMSNARQELAAIIYETNVLGMKGPRRMIIVVPGMNKDGERVPIRPRSDNDGLLAKHQNRNMENLIELRNKTPVWNEETASHVLNFNGRVTQASIKNFQIVHNKDPDYIVMQFGRVADDAFTLDYRYPLCAVQAFAIALSSFDGKIACE, from the exons ATGAAAGACGGTTATTTTACACACATCAGAACATTACAGAAGCCTAAGAAGAAGAAGCCCGAGTCTTCTCCAGCAGAGTCTAACGCAACCGAAGCCAAACCCAAAAAGACCAAAACCAAGAAGAGCAGAGATCTGTCGTCTGAGAACAGTCCTGTCACTCAAA ATGGAGAGAAAGTGACGAAGAAGAAActacagaaagagaaagaaacaccAGAGAAAGAGTCCATCAAGAAACCCAAAAGTGGcacaaagaagaagaaga CAGGTTCTACAGAcgacgatgatgatgaagaggaagATGAAGTGATtcagaaaaagacaaagaagAAGTCTTCAAAGGAAAATGCTGATgggaaagaaaaagagaaagaaaaagacaagaAGACCAAATCTAAAG ATGTCAAAGAGGACACAGATTCTAAAAGCAAATCTAAAGCAAAGAAGAAAGAGCCGGCCTCCATGTTTCAGATAAATGGAGACAAGCCAGACACCAAGAGTAAGAAGAAAG CGGTTAAGTCTGAGAGTGAAGACGAGAGCGAGCCCGAAACCAAACCcagcaaaacaaagaagaaGACCAGCGGCTCCAACGCAACGTCCATGTTTCAGGCCACAGCCGAGAAAGACAAAGataaagacaaagacaaaaagaCGAAGAAGACTAAAG GACCTGCTAAAGAGGAAAGTGAAGAGTCTGAATCAGAagtgacacaaaagaagaaaaaaggaaaaggaaaaaagacCAAGAAG GAGGAGAGAGCCCCGTCTCCTCCCGTGGAGTTTGATAATCTGGAGGAGTTTGTGCTTCAACCGGCACCACAGGGTGTCACAGTAAAGTGTAGAATGACCCGTGACAAGAGAGGAATGGACCGAGGCCTTTATCCAACATATTACCTGCACCTGGACAATGACAAGAAA GTGTTTTTGTTAGCGGGAAGAAAACGAAAGAAAAGCACGACCTCAAACTATCTGATCTCTATAGACCCCACTGATCTGTCCAGAGGAGGAGAAAACTTCATAGGGAAGCTGAG GTCCAATCTAATGGGAACTAAGTTCACAGTGTTTGATAACGCTCTCCATCCGGACAGAGCTCTTCCAGACATGTCCAACGCACGTCAGGAGTTAGCAGCCATCATCTAC gaaacaaatgttttggGCATGAAAGGTCCGAGGAGAATGATTATCGTTGTTCCAGGCATGAATAAAGACGGCGAGCGGGTGCCTATACGACCACGGAGT GATAACGACGGCCTCCTCGCAAAACATCAGAACAGAAACATGGAGAATCTGATCGAGCTGCGCAATAAGACTCCGGTGTGGAATGAAGAGACGGCGTCACACGTCTTAAACTTCAACGGCAGAGTCACGCAAGCATCCATCAAAAACTTCCAGATTGTCCATAACAAAGACC CGGATTACATTGTGATGCAGTTTGGCAGAGTGGCAGATGATGCTTTTACTCTGGACTACAGATATCCTCTGTGTGCCGTACAGGCCTTCGCCATCGCTCTCTCCAGCTTTGATGGCAAAATCGCCTGCGAGtaa